ACCCAATCTTCAGTACGGTTGAGTATGGGACAGGTTTTTATGTGTAACACTTTTATCTCGATTTGGCccaaacccaacccaacccaatcCATTGATTACCCTATTAAGGCTTTTATTTGCTACAGGGATAGGTGATAGTTTTTCGTATTATCAAGAACCAAGGAATGTTCACACTTCTCAATTAGGTATTTAGGAGTAAGACCATTATACAGATATGGAGGTGAAAACAGATTTTGGACTAGAGGAAGTCATCTTCATTCTAGCAATCCTTGGATCTTGCATATACTCCCCAGACCTATGTAAAGACTATGTTATTGGCTAAGGATATATCTATGAACTGAACACCACCAACATGGGAAAAAAGTGTTGTCTATAAGATATGCATGTTGGTTTCAATATCACACTATCTTATCATTGAATTGGAAGATAGAAACTAGCATGATTCCTAAAAGTAAATAACGTCAGCATTACATGATTACTATAGTAggttttggtatcaaatgtgcTGTTGTTTACAGATCATATCAACTAGAGTCTACATCAATCCAAGAGCTGCTGTATATGTgagtgatggggacatcagagctgtTCGTTCAGACGATCGAGCCATCAGAGCCGCTCGCTTGCGCCTGCACCAGGGGATGACATCATTATGGCTACGAGAGGATCCTGAGCCATCGGATTGAGTCAGGTCCAGATCGGGTCCATTCGAGTCTGCGTCATGTTTCTTTGATTGCCTTATTAGTTGCTTTTGTTTGAGTCGATTTGGTTGTTGAGTCAAGTAATTGGATCAATTGATCAATGTAAGACCTAATTATAAAGGTTCAATTTTGGATGTGATCAATTGGTTTAATGatctaatgttagtaagattTAATTTGGTATGTAATTAATTAATTGACTTAGTCAATTAATTGAAGGGtccaagtttggttagttattaattgttgacttggtcaattcATGATGTAAGGCCTATATAAGGGCCACCCCGCTCATGAATTAGGGATGGAATGATTAaataaaaaccctagcctcctttcttcttcttcttcttcttttcttcctcctcctcctctataacctcttcttcctgcgtctctataacctcttcttcctcctcctccccttcttctttctctttctctcttctccctgCAGTGGTCCGCCATCAGTGAGTTTGGACATAAAAGCTCATGGGTCTCACAACATGGTTAGAATTTATAGCCTCCATCTTTTTGCATACAGCCTGTAAAACAACATACAAGATGATGTTGCATGGGTAGCTTGTCATGATGGTCAAGTCTGTAAAGTATTGAAGATGAAAGATATAAGAAGCATGCTTCCTGTAGCGATCATCTATATGAGTCATTAATACAGTTCTAAGTGTGCTTTTTGCATCATCTGGCATTGAAATATtggcagcattttttttttcattcaaacTCCTTTGGCCAGCCCTATAGATGTTTGGGAGATTCCCTGTTCAGCAAGGACCTGTTTGGATGCTTTGCATCCACCATCACCGGATAGCTCACCATCTTACGGCAACATTAGAATgacagaagggaggagaggaggtggaagaggaggaggcttcATTTTTTGTGTAGGCAGAGATTATctaatccctaaattttagggcTAAGATAAATCACCTCTGATGAGGAATATGTAATCCCTGCGATTTCTAGATTGGGAGACAGTGGCGTATCATGCAACAATTGTTTTCTCTCCCTGCCACTATTCCATACTTCTCACTTCCTGTCAAACAGTAAGTTATCTGCAAATAGTGCATGCAAAGCATCCAAAAAGGCCCTAGGTGGTACTAGAGCTTTGGAACAATGACCTTTTTTAAAACTTGGTAATCATTTTTAGTAGTAGAGACAATCACAAGAAAATGGTAATCCAATAGCTGCAAGCAATCACTTGTGGCAATGTAGTTAGATTTTTGAGATATTCTCTGTTGACCAAGCAAAATCGAGAACTTTGGAACCATGAATGTCTATAAGCATGATACTTGTAAGCTGTAAagacaatgacaagaaaaaAGTAAGACAATAACTACGTGAAATTATCTCTCTTTGTATGTGACAATAACTTGTGCATGTGTTTTTAGTTACATTTTGCTTTCTTCAAGCCTTTTATATAGTGAATTTTAATATAGATTTCCTGTACTATAGcctatttattttgattgttgTTCATTTCTTGTAGGTCAGCTCATTGGTGTTCCAAAATGGCCGACGAACTGCATCCTCCATCTATAGTACAGAAGATACATGGGGAATCGTACTTGTTCTCTAGACTGTCTCCCTATTCGCAGGCCAGGAGTGCCAGCTTCCACAACTTTCCTGGCACCTACATCAATGGGGGCCTGAACAGCGCCTTGCTGAAATCATACCACAGCAACATTGAATCCCTTGGTTTCTCATCTTTCTCACATCTTTCCCCCATCTGTGCCTGTGCCCCCCAGGAGAAGGGTATTTCAGGATTTCTTATGgattttcttatgggaggagtTTCTGCTGCTGTCTCCAAAACAGCAGCTGCTCCAATTGAGCGGGTGAAACTCTTAATTCAGAACCAGGATGAGATGATTAAATCTGGCAGGCTCTCTGAACCCTACAAGGGGATTGGAGACTGTTTTGCCCGAACCATAAAAAATGAGGGCATGCTCTCATTGTGGAGAGGAAATACTGCAAATGTGATTCGTTATTTTCCTACACAGGTCTAGCTTCTTTTCTTCCATTCTTTTTTTGCAGTTGTTATTTGTCCTCTTCAATTATTGACTGATCCACTTATGTTACAAGCCAGGCCCTGAACTTTGCTTTCAAGGATTACTTTAAGCGTATGTTTAACTTTAAGAAAGATAGAGATGGCTATTGGAAATGGTTTGCTGGTAACTTGGCATCCGGAGGTGCGGCTGGTGCTTCATCTCTCCTCTTTGTGTATTCTTTGGATTATGCCAGGACACGTCTGGCCAATGATGCCAAGGCTGCAAAGAAGGGAGGTGAAAGGCAGTTCAATGGTCTGATTGATGTTTACAGGAAAACAGTAAAATCTGATGGTATTGCGGGGCTCTATCGGGGCTTTAACATCTCATGTGTTGGTATCATTGTTTATCGCGGGCTTTACTTTGGAATGTATGATTCATTAAAACCAGTGGTGCTGGTTGGTGCCTTGGAGGTTAGTAAAAGAAAGGTTGAATTCAAGCATATTTATATGTGCACATATGCCTGACACTATTTATTCTTAACACCCACTAGCCTGCTAGTTACAAGCTACAAAAACAATGTTCTAGTGAATTATTCTCTATACAGAATCTCTAAATATTCATAATCACCCTCACCCTTTAGTTTTAAAGATGATATTAGTATCAAAGTGAAATGCTTGCTTCAGCAAAGCTAAAGAAACAGCTAATGTCATCCAACAGGTGCCTTAGCTCAGAGCATTTTGATTTGTACAAGCATTTTTTGCTTGCACATAGTTAAATTTCTTGGTTTTAAATCAATTTGTAAAGGAACTTCCCTTGTAGTATTCTctattcatgtttaaatctatctatctattaattcttaatgacaaagctcagtttttcattttattttatttattttatatatttggtTGGGGGAGTTGTGGCATATGGGTCAGATCTGGTCTGGTCCACTTTGGATCTGATGACTGATTGGTGTATACCCCTAATGCATGATACTTAGGGTCAATACATTAAATAATTAGGTTATGCCTCAGAAGGCTTTGTTTGTTGGGTCAACATGGTCAAGTTACCAAGCTGGACCTGGGTTTTTCACCTCAAATAGACCAAAATGTTGAACAGAATCAGGTTTTCGTGTGGGCCAAActaattctttttcttccttttatttctttctttcatggTGGGAATTTTCATTTTGATTAGCAAAAAAACTTGTTATTATGAATCTTGTCACGCTAAGTTTGATCCAGCCATTTGCAAGTTGGGTCTACCAACCTCCGGGTACCCTGGCCTTTGATTTTTGAAGCAGGACTTGGACGCTGTtggtttattatttttattggttTTGGCGAGCATGTTGTGGGTTGCTTCCATATGCACATCTTCTGAGCATTAGGTTCCCCTGTCTGCATGTGCATCTATTCTCATGAATGCAGTGATGACATCATCTCTTATTTGTTGGGCTTTGTGATCTTGTTGCAGGATAATTTCTTTGCCAGTTTCTTGCTTGGATGGGGAATCACTATCGGTGCTGGTCTTGCCTCCTACCCCATTGACACTGTTCGCAGAAGGATGATGATGACATCTGGTGAGGCTGTCAAGTACCGTAGTTCGTTAGATGCATTCTCACAGATCATGAAAAATGAGGGAGCTAAATCCCTGTTCAAGGGTGCTGGTGCAAATATCCTCCGTGCAGTGGCCGGTGCTGGTGTTCTGGCAGGTTATGACAAGCTGCAGGTGCTGGTCTTTGGAAAGAAGTATGGGTCTGGTGGTGGTGGCTGATGCCATTTCTTGAGTTGCCGATGGCTAGATAATTTGATGATGATGAACAAGAGTATTAGGTGTTTGTGCTTCCTTCTTGATTCTGGTTCAGAATAATGTTCACAGATGAACACCCTTCTATTATCATCTTAGGTCTTCTGGAGATGCATGCGTGATGACTGGGTGTTGTTTTTATGTCCTTTTTTTGGTTAAAGAGAGAGCTAAAAGGTGTGTTATTGCTTAAGTATGTGTCTGGTTGAACTATTGTGATGAATTATCAGAAGTATGCCGCATCCTTGGAGTCCATTTTGTTCTTGATGTGGCTCTTCGTTGGCATTTGGTCTTTTTCAGCTTTCGGTTCATCATCATACTAAAACCATGTGTTTCTGTTCGAATAGTCCTGGAAACTAGTTGCCTGTGGGTCTGGTTATAGATGagaagataaaaaataaaaatggttcAGTGTATGGTCAGTTTTGTTCAAGACTGCGGCCACCTTGGTCTGTTTTGCTGTGCTAAGCCACTTGAGCATTTGCTGCATGGTTGCTCTGTTCTTAATTGAAATTATTATTCCATGACAGATTTTCCAAACGAATTTAATACTTCATGTGAATGCTATCATGTCGCCTGCCCACTTACAAATCATGAGTTCGAGTTCGGATGGACCTTTCTAATCATGATTTCGAATTCGGATAGACAAAGGACGTGTTAGTTCGGAAAGCGTGGAAGGTCAATTTTatcaatttttaaggtaaacttTCTACCATTTATAATCCTTTCGCTCTGAAAAGAAATCCAAAATGAGGTTTATAGTAATTTAGTCATTTTAAACTAAAATCGTCAAATTCGACTTTGATTTTGAAGGAAGCCTAGAGGACAATCTTCCAAATGGTAAGATTGTACAATTGCATGAGCTATTTTCTGAAAATCTTCTGTAACGACAATTAAAGAAAGCAAGTGAACAACAACCGAACATGCTTTATAACATTAATTTGGAATTGATGATCCAACCTGCAGTCATTTTGTTTTCCTGCTTTTCTCTTCCGATAACTTGAGTATTCATTAATGCCTTCCAGATAGATGCAAACAGCAACATGTTCCCCATTATTATTTTCAGTCAGACAGATGATCGGATTTGTGAGTAATACATACAAAACCCACCAAGGTCCAGTATTATTGTGGGAACATATCAGCAGAATTATCAGCCAAATTTACATATCTCTAGCTGCAACTTTCCCAAGCACAGTTCAGGCTCCGACATGCCCCCGAGGTTCCTTTATTTTTCTAACTTTAATCCTCCACGAGAATTTCAAAGTGAGGATGATCGTTTTGCTGCAAGCTTTTTCTGGTAAGTATACACACCAATCCCTCGCTTCCTTCCCAAGCGACCAGCATCAACATACTGAACAAGGAGTGGGCAAGGACTGTACTTGCTGTCTCCGAGTCCTTCATGAAGCACCTTCAGTATTGAAAGACATACATCCAAGCCAATGAAGTCTGCAAGCTCCAAAGGACCCATTGGGTGGTTAGTGCCCAGTTTCATCCCCGTATCGATGTCTTCTTTTGTTGCCACACCTGTGTATAATGCAAAGAATGCTTCATTGATCATAGGCATCAGGATCCGGTTGACAATGAAGCCAGGATAATCTTGGGAGCATATAACAGTCTTTCCAAACCTGTATAATTGAACTATCAATATATATAAGAGAACTGAAGTTGAATATAATAAGTGATAAGAAGCGTTTTGTTAATTTGGCAGTTACAGTCACAAATCAAATGAAAAATTTAGGTTGTCTGAAAAACAACCTATCAGCTCATAAAATTCGTAATTCAAAACAAATCTATTGACTCTTCCATATAACTGTAAAAACTAAACAGCTTCAAATTTCGACGTCATAGTGCGCTTTGCAAGTTCTCTGAAATCAACAAAAGACTTGTCGATTCATGCAGTCAGGCTGGACACAGTCTAGTGCTTACCTTTCTGCCAAGGCTTTTATTTTTGCAAAGACCTCATCCGATGTGTCTGCTCCTCTCACAATCTCGATCAATTTCATTATAGGAGGGGGGTTCATAAAATGCATGCCTATCACCTGCAAGATATGATAACTTTAACCCTTGTTTTAGACAATAAAACAACTTTAACAGCTCTATAGTTGTGTAAAATGTTTTGAACAGATAAGCTTAGATTTAACTGATATACAAATATCCAGCATCATAAATTGTTCCATGTATCCATGTTGATTTCTATAATGCGCATTTCAGTTTCAAGAGTTACTTTCCAAAGCAAAGTCACAAAAACCACAAAAATGTTGAAGCATTAAATAACATCAATGAGCACAAAACTTCCGGTACAAGCTATGGGGGAGCATGCAAATCCTTTTGATTAGAAAGAAGAAACACTTGCTCAACCTCTCATGCAAAAACACAGTCAATGAACCTCAAAAAAATTGACTTGGAGTTAGCATACGCTGCTCTGTCTTTTACACCAATCCTATTGAAAGTTCAAGACTTATACTTTCTTCATGACTATTTGGAATATTTTTGTACAAATCTATTTAGGTTGTGTTGCCTCTTTTATAGCCTCTTAAGATGATTCAGACACCTAACCAGATTACATTGTATATCCATACCTTCTCAACGATTTTGttaacttttttttcctttcaattCTCTGACCTACTCATTTTCAAGTTCTTGCTTCATAACTTGTACGACTCAATGAACTTATCTCTATTGTGCTCATTTGTTCTTGAATTAGATAGGTCACATTATATGCTCTATACATATACAATTAGATGGGCACACGATCTTGCAAATATTATGTGAGGAAATAGAAATATAAAACTAAATATCAAGGAAACCTCTACATAGAAGAAATCTCTATGCCCTTTCATTGCGCATGTCAATTTATAGAATGAAGTTAGAGTTATACTCATCTCATATTAGTTATCTTCAAAATTCCAAAAGCTACCCTTCAACAAAAACATAATGTTTTAGAAGCTAATCCATGCCATGAACTTTGCTACCAGACCAGTTATTCCGTCCCAATAGAGACCAAGATATGAATGATAATTATAGGAAGCTTAATTTTTCCTCATTAATGGATAAAAGACTAATTCATGCATGAACTTTGCCACCAGAACAGTTATTCCATACAAATAGAGATCAAGATATGAATGGTTACTATAAATAGGTTGATTCGTACTCATTAACAGATAAGAGGATGGTAAACATAAATTGGCATTTCGCATTGTTAACATTCCTAATATGAAGAGCAAAACTTCAAAACCCAAGGGGTGACTCTATAGTCAAAAGAGGCAAGGCCACCAAGCTGCCCCCCACccgaacacacacacacacaccccaaAAAAGGGGAGGGAAAAAGCATGCCGATTTTACAGTACATATTGGACTGACATGGACCAACATAACTTGATATGTACTAGCATGACTATGCACAACATAACAGCTAACAACGCTCTACCATTTTGGCTCTGTAGAAACCAGTTAATAAGGAGGGGTATCAGTATCACTTAAATCCATGCTTGAAACTTCTTGTGCTATATAAATTTTACCACAGTTGATTCTTCATAAcccattttcttcttttcttttcatattctctaatattaatttcttattcTCTTGGACATGCTCTTCATGTTTTGCATCATTTCATTATGGTGACAAGTACTTTATCATTTGGTATATGTGGAATGGGAGTGATTAAAATTATATCGTAATCATCCATATGAAATTGATCAGTCACGAAGATATATTCTGTTATTCCTCTCCTTACAGCACCAATTGGCAAAACTAGCAGTAAAGATAGACATTCAAATATTTATGTGCATATGCTTATAGAGTTATTGGTGTATAGCATCTGTTTTTTTTGGTTAATCATAATGGACCGAACCATTAAACTATAAAACCACATGCAATGATGAAGAGTTACACTTGATGATATGTAGAAGAATTATTTGTAAGATCAATTAAATAATGAAGCTCAAAATTAACTAGTAACTTCAAAAAGATGATGCTTATACTGCATCTGGCATAATGTAAAATATTCAACTGGAAAATATTTCTGGCATCATTCTTTTCGGGAGTGGTCAGGCAggaataaaattaaaaacatgCTTGTGGTGTTTTCCTAGACTGCCTCAAATCATGCATAACACAAGCCTGGATAAGCATGTTTGAATTATGGAGTAGTTTCTACATCAGTCAGAAGAAAGTCTCCCTAGCCTGACATTTCAAAAAACAAGATTGACTATTCATTTAGAAGCGTTTGTCAAAACTTGAGGTGATTCTGAATAGGTGCCACCCAAAAACCTTAGTAAATGGGTCTCTTCACTCTGAAGCCTAGAGGATAGGCTCAGTGCTAGCAATAGTAAATTCATTGCTCACCATAAACACTATCAGTCAGCGAGAAACAAAGGTTTTTGAAACAATCCTACACaccaattaaaaagaaaagattcctgTTGTCATTAGGCAAAGGTATCCCATGAGCACCTCGCACAACAGCAATAGGAACTGGTGAAcgtgtttaatttttttcaccCCTCTGAGTGAATATGCAAATATGCCACGGATAGCCTCCAAGTGATAGGTCGAGAAAAATGTACTGCAATGATAAACATGTACAATTATCAGAATtcccaaaatcaatgaattaagGCCTGTTGTTTCTGTTATGATTCATAAGATGCAATGATTAAACAGTTGACATAGCATTCAGTAAACCTTCTTCTGACCAAAATTCAGCATTCAGGTGAGCCTATGAAGTGAAACCAGAAGGGCGATGACAAAAACCTGTGTTGGCCGACTAGTCGCAGAAGCAAGACGAGTAATGGAGATCGAGCTAGTATTAGAAGCCAAAATTGCAGAAGCTTTTGCAAGTTTGTCAAGTTGAGAAAATAATTTCTTCTTTATGTCTTCAGACTCCACGATTGCTTCAATTATAACATCTGCACCTGCAAGCTCTTCTAAATTTGGGGTACATTTCAGGCGTTTTATAGAATCCGCACCTACAAGCTGCGAGACCAGTGAAAAGCATAACAGAAGAATAAGTATTCAAGACAAAAGCTGAGGCAAGCAGAGTAATACGAGAATTCTTGACATTGCTTGGTTAATTGCACGCCATATCTGGAACGGTAGGTGATTATGTAAGCATATTCTTATTTATTACTACATTCAAGTCTCCAAGAAAATGATGTGATTTCCCAACCACAGGTTTGATGAGGGAAGCAATGAATAAGATGCAACATGGTTACCTACCGTAAATTATCAAGCATTGaagtatttataaatattagaaTGTGTTCACAGTTCAAATAAGCGAAATAACCGCCCAGTCATTCACAAAGCATTCCAATTATGCATTCCTAGTTAACCACTGGGCAtttgaaaataatataaatcCAGGCAAAAGACTTCAAAAGTAGGCCTCAAGTAGTTTAATTATTGCAGCAGGAGATTATCTAATCTGACATCATCTGGACTTTATGTAGA
This portion of the Phoenix dactylifera cultivar Barhee BC4 chromosome 11, palm_55x_up_171113_PBpolish2nd_filt_p, whole genome shotgun sequence genome encodes:
- the LOC103721939 gene encoding ADP,ATP carrier protein 1, mitochondrial-like; the encoded protein is MADELHPPSIVQKIHGESYLFSRLSPYSQARSASFHNFPGTYINGGLNSALLKSYHSNIESLGFSSFSHLSPICACAPQEKGISGFLMDFLMGGVSAAVSKTAAAPIERVKLLIQNQDEMIKSGRLSEPYKGIGDCFARTIKNEGMLSLWRGNTANVIRYFPTQALNFAFKDYFKRMFNFKKDRDGYWKWFAGNLASGGAAGASSLLFVYSLDYARTRLANDAKAAKKGGERQFNGLIDVYRKTVKSDGIAGLYRGFNISCVGIIVYRGLYFGMYDSLKPVVLVGALEDNFFASFLLGWGITIGAGLASYPIDTVRRRMMMTSGEAVKYRSSLDAFSQIMKNEGAKSLFKGAGANILRAVAGAGVLAGYDKLQVLVFGKKYGSGGGG
- the LOC103721940 gene encoding 3-hydroxybutyryl-CoA dehydrogenase, translating into MAMPEGMEKIKAIGVIGGGQMGSGIAQLAAVAGYDVWLHDSDPGALGRAAQVISTSIRRLVSKGQLSQLVGADSIKRLKCTPNLEELAGADVIIEAIVESEDIKKKLFSQLDKLAKASAILASNTSSISITRLASATSRPTQVIGMHFMNPPPIMKLIEIVRGADTSDEVFAKIKALAERFGKTVICSQDYPGFIVNRILMPMINEAFFALYTGVATKEDIDTGMKLGTNHPMGPLELADFIGLDVCLSILKVLHEGLGDSKYSPCPLLVQYVDAGRLGRKRGIGVYTYQKKLAAKRSSSL